A genomic region of Pseudomonadota bacterium contains the following coding sequences:
- the fabZ gene encoding 3-hydroxyacyl-ACP dehydratase FabZ, whose protein sequence is MDTRTLERISRIDVSRIMEMIPHRYPMLMIDRVVDIVPDATAVGIKNVTVNEQFFQGHFPTRPVMPGVLLVEAMAQTAAVLVVATLGKEAEGKLVYFMTVDEARFRKPVVPGDTVHIHVTKERNRVNVWKFRGAAKVEGVLCAEAVFSAMLMDKE, encoded by the coding sequence ATGGATACGCGGACACTGGAAAGGATCAGCCGGATTGATGTGTCGCGGATCATGGAAATGATCCCGCACCGCTATCCCATGCTGATGATCGACCGGGTGGTGGATATAGTTCCTGATGCCACGGCGGTAGGCATCAAGAATGTCACAGTCAACGAGCAGTTCTTCCAGGGCCACTTTCCGACCCGTCCCGTCATGCCCGGTGTCCTGCTGGTCGAGGCCATGGCCCAGACGGCGGCTGTCCTGGTGGTGGCCACGCTGGGAAAAGAGGCCGAGGGCAAGCTGGTCTATTTCATGACGGTGGACGAGGCCCGTTTCCGCAAGCCGGTTGTTCCGGGTGATACGGTCCATATCCATGTGACCAAGGAGCGCAACCGGGTCAATGTATGGAAATTCCGCGGCGCGGCAAAGGTCGAGGGCGTCCTGTGTGCCGAGGCCGTTTTCTCGGCCATGCTCATGGACAAAGAGTAA
- the lpxA gene encoding acyl-ACP--UDP-N-acetylglucosamine O-acyltransferase has product MAFSVHPTAVVDPAARIAEGCAIGPYCVVGPHVELGQDVILKSHVVVEGHTSIGAGTVVWPFASLGGAPQDLKYRGEASRLVIGKNNRIREYVTMNTGTEGGGMETRVGDNGLFMAGVHVAHDCRVGNSAVLANNVGLAGHVEVGDNVVIGALAGVHQFVRIGSHAMIGGMSAVDADIIPYGLVKGDRAFLAGLNLVGLERRGFPKDGINDLRTAFRALFGQDKTMVERMESVRASHGSNPLVQTLLAFMAERTSRAMTMPRG; this is encoded by the coding sequence ATGGCTTTTTCTGTTCATCCGACAGCCGTGGTGGACCCGGCGGCCCGCATTGCGGAAGGCTGTGCCATCGGACCGTACTGCGTAGTTGGTCCTCATGTGGAGCTGGGTCAGGACGTGATCCTGAAATCCCATGTGGTTGTGGAGGGGCACACGTCCATCGGTGCGGGCACGGTGGTCTGGCCCTTTGCTTCCCTGGGGGGCGCTCCCCAGGATCTGAAGTACAGGGGCGAGGCGTCCCGCCTGGTGATCGGAAAGAACAACCGGATCCGGGAGTATGTGACCATGAACACCGGTACCGAAGGCGGGGGTATGGAAACCCGGGTCGGCGATAACGGCCTGTTCATGGCCGGTGTCCATGTGGCCCATGACTGCCGCGTGGGTAACAGTGCAGTACTGGCCAACAATGTCGGCCTGGCAGGCCATGTGGAGGTCGGGGACAATGTGGTAATCGGCGCTCTTGCAGGGGTTCACCAGTTTGTGCGCATTGGCAGTCACGCCATGATTGGTGGCATGTCAGCAGTCGATGCGGACATTATTCCTTATGGTCTTGTGAAGGGGGACAGGGCCTTTCTGGCCGGCCTGAACCTGGTAGGGCTGGAGCGGCGCGGCTTTCCCAAAGACGGGATCAATGATCTGCGCACGGCCTTCCGCGCCCTGTTCGGGCAAGATAAAACCATGGTCGAGCGCATGGAAAGTGTAAGGGCCAGCCACGGCAGCAATCCCCTGGTCCAGACCCTGCTGGCCTTCATGGCGGAACGTACCTCGCGGGCGATGACTATGCCGCGGGGCTAG